From Triticum aestivum cultivar Chinese Spring chromosome 4A, IWGSC CS RefSeq v2.1, whole genome shotgun sequence, a single genomic window includes:
- the LOC123088595 gene encoding disease resistance protein RGA5, with protein sequence MYDPGGSSSSRPRGKEELQPEVVLYTATASASRRRGRTSADRYALCALLRGYGLAVDVRDVSRSKAHRCELKSLLAARGCAFSLPQLLVGGRLVGGPDDVRQLHQDGGLRPLLDGAPRPYAVFVCQACKRVGSEPCEDCSDSRNKMLDHVILEKEDEQERVVLFYPTQDVSMGGRGREVDTSFSVSLGAMRPLLKKLDMMLGPHGCKLTKGVNDRLQLLQDDLEEIAAYLEDLLEVEDPPLAAKCWMKEAHELSYDILDCIDNFVPPNQSLGYKSDHKMTHVKIPKRLKWKKQIEYAALDVSGHVIYKTIRVDVICAPRRLKWYQQIIEKVSEFRIYAQEVVQRYDRYQVHYCSTSVASRFSGIGPMMPMPPPPCEKTCSSLVIDGRMSKFINSQLANDENQQLGVVSIHGYGCLGKTMLAKVLYNKLGRQFHCRAFIRVSKKPDMKRLFRDMLSQIQRKHPQASEDASDELHITAENIRNYLHAKRYLIVVDDLWDTAAWDVINQLFPKCSQGSRIITTTQIEDVALACCSVDPEQVFKMNPLDDDHSRKLFFDRLFGSESNCPEELKQVSSQIIEICGGLPLATVSIASLLANQPSVSVDLLTHIHDSLVSCLSSNSTSERTRQVLHLSYNSLPHYLKTCLLQLRMYPEGSLIFKHDLVRQWVGEGIIATREGQDTEEVAGMYFDELVDRRFIQPMSINFNNEVMSCTVHDVVHDLIAHKSAEENFIVVLDHNRKILALSHKVHRLSLQLGDAKYAKIPANIRKSQVRSLGVFGLSECMPCIGEFKLVRVLNIHLSGHHNGDQELAVDLTRISGLFHLIYLKIVCDVCIRLPNRMRGLQCLETLDVMDTPSGTYVPWDIIYLTRLLHLSLPPHTNLLDWSFGDDLSLCRPNHLQDLCISTPPSSDYDHLKRRMYAPDYLMYGHDSLKTVKLVAHGSSVSYGDTSKARVRWVLDKLTHHVQRIEVSPHIPVIFCKMHLWDIQHGNLCILKIAVDGLSVNDVDILSGLPALTAMSLYVQKSPNIKIIFCMGAGFTALKYLKLRFMSGIAWLKFEADAMPNLWKLRLVFDAIPQMDQRLDLYSEGDQWTQYRHGNALINIEHMARLREVSAKFEGAAADLKYVSRIGIVSNHPSNAIINVQLVDSGSHGDKRISSTSPESTSCPLHVPGAGAGGEVSWSNIIGAIGRDLFIYCLHRLSRWDYGAIASLNHDFNSVVRNGDIYRLRRKNGVAEHWLYLPCRNLHEWEAYDPSTGRWIHVPKIPPAESSYWDSLAVGTELLVFGDFGRVAWRYSILTNSWTWLADEMNTPRYCFGSASVGEKAYVAGGADSSNSHLSSVEMYDSETHTWTLLPSMNTARFGCSGAFMDGKFYVIGGITSSLEVLTCGEEYDLNWRSWRVIDNIAQGLNNTVLGAPPLIAVVKNELYGADYSENNELKQYDKLDNKWITLGKLPVESKRKGCDMGFRACGDRLIVIGPPNNSTSKELVELHSWTPDKQQPVWNLVATRQFTNKGPFLYCTVMCC encoded by the exons ATGTATGACCCTGGCGGCAGCTCGTCGTCCCGGCCGCGCGGCAAGGAGGAGCTGCAGCCGGAGGTTGTTCTCTACACGGCGACGGCGTCAGCGTCCCGCCGCAGAGGGCGCACGTCCGCCGACCGCTACGCCTTGTGCGCCCTGCTGCGTGGCTACGGCCTGGCCGTGGATGTGCGCGACGTGTCGAGGAGCAAAGCACACCGCTGCGAGCTCAAGTCGTTGCTTGCAGCTCGGGGCTGCGCCTTCTCGCTCCCGCAGCTCCTCGTGGGCGGCCGGCTTGTCGGCGGCCCTGACGATGTTAGGCAGCTGCACCAGGACGGCGGGCTGCGGCCTCTCCTCGACGGCGCCCCAAGGCCATACGCCGTCTTCGTCTGCCAAGCCTGTAAGAGGGTCGGCTCCGAACCCTGTGAAGACTGCAGCGACTCCCGCAACAAGATGCTGGATCATGTCATTCTTGAGAAGGAGGATGAGCAGGAGAGGGTTGTCCTGTTTTATCCAACACAAG ATGTTTCAATGGGAGGTAGAGGCAGAGAGGTGGATACCAGTTTCAGTGTTTCTCTGGGCGCCATGAGACCCCTTCTTAAGAAGCTTGACATGATGCTAGGTCCTCATGGATGCAAGCTGACCAAGGGGGTCAATGATAGGTTGCAACTCCTCCAAGATGATCTTGAAGAAATAGCCGCATACCTTGAAGATCTGTTAGAGGTGGAGGACCCTCCCCTGGCAGCCAAGTGCTGGATGAAAGAGGCACATGAGTTATCTTATGACATCCTAGATTGTATTGACAACTTTGTGCCCCCTAATCAGTCTCTTGGCTACAAATCTGACCACAAGATGACTCATGTTAAGATTCCAAAGAGGCTCAAGTGGAAGAAACAGATTGAATATGCAGCTCTTGATGTGTCAGGACATGTTATCTACAAAACCATCCGTGTTGATGTAATTTGTGCTCCCAGGAGGCTCAAGTGGTACCAGCAGATCATTGAAAAGGTATCAGAATTCAGGATTTATGCCCAGGAGGTGGTTCAACGGTATGACAGATACCAGGTCCACTACTGTAGCACCTCGGTGGCAAGTAGATTTTCGGGCATTGGGCCTATGATGCCAATGCCGCCACCGCCTTGTGAGAAAACTTGTTCCAGCCTAGTAATTGATGGTCGGATGAGCAAGTTTATCAACTCCCAGCTGGCTAATGATGAGAATCAGCAGCTCGGGGTGGTGTCTATTCACGGATATGGATGTCTTGGTAAAACAATGCTTGCCAAAGTGTTGTATAATAAATTGGGGAGGCAATTCCATTGTCGGGCTTTCATCCGGGTGTCCAAAAAGCCTGATATGAAAAGGCTTTTCCGCGACATGCTCTCACAAATCCAGCGGAAGCATCCCCAAGCAAGCGAAGACGCTTCTGATGAACTTCACATTACTGCTGAAAATATCAGGAATTATCTACATGCCAAGAG GTACCTAATTGTTGTTGATGATTTATGGGATACAGCAGCATGGGATGTTATTAATCAGCTTTTCCCGAAGTGTAGTCAAGGAAGCAGAATAATAACAACTACACAGATTGAAGATGTTGCATTAGCATGTTGCAGCGTTGACCCAGAACAAGTTTTTAAGATGAATCCTTTGGATGATGATCACTCAAGGAAGCTATTCTTTGACAGGCTTTTTGGTTCTGAAAGTAACTGTCCTGAAGAATTGAAACAAGTTTCAAGCCAAATTATAGAAATATGTGGTGGTTTGCCGCTAGCCACCGTCAGCATTGCTAGTCTTTTAGCAAACCAGCCTTCTGTATCAGTAGATTTATTAACACACATACATGATTCATTAGTGTCTTGTTTGTCATCAAATTCAACTTCAGAAAGAACGAGACAAGTACTGCACCTCAGCTACAACAGCCTTCCTCATTACCTCAAGACATGCTTGCTCCAGCTCCGTATGTATCCAGAGGGCTCCTTAATCTTCAAACATGATCTGGTCAGGCAATGGGTGGGTGAAGGTATTATTGCTACAAGAGAAGGGCAAGACACAGAGGAAGTCGCAGGAATGTATTTCGATGAACTTGTTGATAGAAGATTCATCCAACCTATGTCTATCAACTTCAACAATGAGGTGATGTCATGCACAGTCCACGACGTGGTACATGATCTTATTGCACACAAGTCTGCAGAAGAGAATTTCATTGTGGTACTAGATCACAATCGAAAGATTTTGGCACTTTCTCATAAGGTCCatcgactgtctctccaacttggTGATGCAAAATATGCCAAGATACCAGCAAACATCAGAAAGTCACAAGTACGTTCACTTGGAGTTTTTGGATTATCAGAGTGCATGCCTTGCATTGGAGAGTTCAAGCTTGTTCGTGTTCTGAACATTCATCTGTCTGGCCATCATAATGGCGACCAAGAACTGGCTGTGGACCTCACTAGGATATCCGGACTATTCCATCTTATATATCTGAAGATTGTATGTGATGTCTGCATAAGACTTCCAAACCGTATGAGAGGGCTGCAGTGTTTGGAAACACTGGATGTTATGGATACACCAAGTGGCACTTATGTTCCATGGGACATTATATATCTCACGCGCTTGTTGCACCTTAGTCTTCCTCCTCACACAAATCTGCTGGATTGGTCTTTCGGTGATGATCTAAGCCTTTGCAGGCCGAACCACCTGCAGGATCTTTGCATTTCTACACCGCCTTCTTCAGATTACGACCATCTGAAGAGAAGAATGTATGCTCCGGATTATTTAATGTATGGACATGACAGCCTGAAAACTGTAAAACTGGTGGCTCACGGATCCTCGGTTAGCTATGGTGACACATCAAAAGcaagagttaggtgggttttggataAACTTACCCACCATGTCCAGAGAATTGAGGTCTCACCGCACATCCCCGTCATATTTTGCAAAATGCATTTGTGGGATATCCAACATGGCAACCTGTGCATTCTGAAGATTGCAGTGGATGGACTATCAGTAAATGATGTTGATATTCTTAGCGGGTTGCCTGCCCTCACTGCTATGTCATTGTATGTGCAGAAGTCACCTAATATTAAGATAATATTTTGCATGGGGGCTGGATTCACAGCTCTCAAGTACTTGAAGCTGAGGTTCATGAGTGGAATAGCTTGGCTAAAATTTGAGGCGGACGCAATGCCTAATCTCTGGAAGCTCAGGCTCGTTTTCGACGCCATCCCCCAAATGGACCAACGACTTGATCTTTATTCAGAGGGTGACCAGTGGACACAATATCGACATGGTAATGCATTAATCAACATCGAGCATATGGCACGCCTTAGAGAGGTCTCCGCAAAATTTGAGGGCGCAGCTGCCGATCTGAAGTATGTGTCGAGGATAGGGATAGTTAGCAATCATCCGAGCAATGCTATAATCAACGTGCAACTAGTGGATTCTGGTTCCCATGGCGATAAAAG GATATCATCAACGTCACCGGAGTCCACTTCCTGCCCGCTGCATGTTCCAG GAGCGGGAGCTGGTGGAGAGGTCTCATGGAGCAATATCATTGGTGCGATAGGTCGTGACCTCTTCATCTATTGCCTCCACCGGCTGTCCAGGTGGGACTATGGTGCCATCGCCTCCCTGAACCATGATTTCAATTCGGTGGTTCGCAACGGGGACATCTACCGTCTGCGTCGCAAAAATGGGGTGGCGGAACACTGGCTCTACCTCCCTTGCCGTAATCTCCACGAGTGGGAGGCTTATGACCCGTCCACTGGGCGCTGGATCCATGTGCCCAAGATTCCACCGGCTGAAAGCTCCTACTGGGACTCTCTTGCTGTAGGAACCGAGCTGCTGGTGTTTGGGGACTTCGGAAGGGTTGCCTGGAGATATAGCATCCTTACCAATTCATGGACATGGCTGGCGGATGAGATGAACACTCCGCGGTACTGCTTTGGGTCAGCAAGTGTCGGGGAGAAGGCGTATGTCGCGGGAGGCGCTGATTCTTCTAATAGTCACTTGAGCTCCGTAGAGATGTATGACTCAGAGACACACACTTGGACACTCCTTCCCAGCATGAATACAGCTAGGTTCGGATGCTCTGGCGCGTTCATGGACGGCAAGTTCTATGTGATTGGTGGTATTACCAGCAGTCTTGAGGTATTGACATGCGGTGAGGAGTATGACTTGAACTGGCGGTCATGGAGGGTCATCGACAATATAGCTCAGGGCCTCAACAATACAGTTTTGGGTGCTCCTCCGCTCATTGCAGTTGTGAAGAATGAGCTTTATGGCGCTGATTACAGTGAGAATAATGAGTTGAAGCAGTATGATAAGCTGGACAACAAGTGGATCACTCTTGGAAAATTGCCTGTAGAGTCTAAGAGAAAGGGCTGCGACATGGGTTTCCGAGCGTGTGGTGACCGGCTCATTGTTATTGGGCCTCCAAACAATTCTACTAGTAAAGAGTTGGTTGAGCTTCATTCATGGACCCCTGATAAGCAACAGCCTGTGTGGAATTTGGTTGCAACACGGCAATTTACCAATAAGGGGCCGTTTTTGTACTGCACTGTGATGTGTTGCTGA